Proteins encoded in a region of the Rutidosis leptorrhynchoides isolate AG116_Rl617_1_P2 chromosome 9, CSIRO_AGI_Rlap_v1, whole genome shotgun sequence genome:
- the LOC139867398 gene encoding B3 domain-containing protein Os01g0234100-like, translated as MASPVTGNFISNVSLSNHQLTVSDSKSSNTAEDCLIPPQLAPKTSCSRPNAPSTPSLSKRKKSKPVRFEIARSDVKKEHSSATAKSAVTSPSSPSSSLQKPKSSLNPHSSAMARALEFNSTLGDEAPSCIKTMVRSQVGNGFWMGLPLQFCKTHLPYDDTFILEDENGDQWQVKYISYKYGLSAGWRKFVLGHNLNEGDVLIFQKVKPTTLKIYIFKANDSNEANGALTKRITPVAKSPKTKRKTQSLLHSSTVVKKKQKKSSSPRFILPSNRISENNGEEVGLQLLEGSRPSIPNHFEQVKSFEDFHIIVEGVSIDNELPEDVRRHYYTLCFYNKQFLHQDLQKGLYRKLVAGAIGEIVSIADRIKNCTFITPMEDLQLWDTTLKSFKMWGMNVQFLIDQIHKVTGFLAESDTVDLKKYAEAVYERKVIGEEIEKVTTKLNDLKRKAKELDGVSDCLKRKAEMIACKFRENLQVPW; from the exons ATGGCATCTCCGGTCACCGGAAATTTCATCTCAAATGTATCACTTTCGAATCATCAGCTCACTGTAAGCGACTCAAAATCCTCCAATACAGCTGAAGACTGTTTGATTCCCCCTCAATTGGCGCCTAAAACCTCATGTTCTCGACCTAATGCTCCATCTACTCCGTCACTG AGTAAGAGAAAAAAATCGAAGCCGGTTCGGTTTGAAATTGCTCGATCTGATGTGAAAAAGGAACATTCATCTGCGACTGCTAAGAGT GCAGTTACCAGTCCTTCAAGTCCGTCTTCAAG TCTGCAGAAACCAAAGTCTAGTCTGAATCCACATTCATCTGCCATGGCTAGAGCACTCGAGTTTAATTCAACTCTAGGAGATGAAGCTCCCAGCTGCATAAAGACGATGGTTAGATCACAAGTCGGCAATGGTTTTTGGATG GGCCTACCTCTTCAATTTTGCAAGACACATCTACCGTACGATGATACATTTATTCTTGAAGATGAAAATGGTGACCAATGGCAAGTCAAGTATATTTCCTACAAGTACGGCCTTAGCGCTGGTTGGAGGAAGTTTGTTCTCGGTCACAATCTCAATGAAGGAGATGTcttgatttttcaaaaagtcaagccCACTACACTGAAG ATTTACATATTCAAGGCCAACGATTCCAATGAAGCGAATGGTGCTCTTACAAAACGAATTACTCCAG TGGCTAAATCTCCTAAAACAAAGCGAAAGACACAATCGTTACTTCATTCTTCAACTGTGGTAAAAAAGAAGCAAAAGAAGTCGTCTTCACCAAGATTCATCCTCCCTTCTAACCGCATTTCGGAAAATAATGGTGAAGAAGTCGGGTTACAACTTCTAGAAGGTTCCAGACCCTCAATACCAAACCATTTTGAACAAGTGAAATCTTTTGAAGACTTCCATATCATAGTAGAAGGGGTCAGCATTGATAACGAGCTTCCCGAAGACGTAAGAAGACATTACTACACATTATGCTTTTACAACAAACAGTttcttcatcaagatcttcaaaaaGGCCTGTACCGTAAGCTGGTAGCAGGTGCAATCGGGGAGATTGTATCTATTGCTGATAGGATTAAAAACTGTACATTTATAACACCAATGGAAGACTTACAGTTATGGGATACAACGTTGAAATCTTTCAAGATGTGGGGAATGAACGTTCAGTTTCTGATCGATCAGATTCATAAGGTTACTGGTTTTTTGGCGGAATCGGATACGGTAGATTTGAAGAAGTACGCAGAGGCAGTTTATGAACGGAAGGTAATTGGTGAAGAGATTGAGAAAGTAACAACGAAGCTCAATGATCTTAAGAGGAAAGCAAAAGAACTTGATGGAGTTTCAGATTGTTTGAAACGAAAGGCTGAAATGATTGCTTGTAAGTTCAGGGAGAATCTTCAAGTACCTTGGTAA